The Zingiber officinale cultivar Zhangliang chromosome 9A, Zo_v1.1, whole genome shotgun sequence genome window below encodes:
- the LOC122020446 gene encoding histone H2B-like, translating to MHRTLLDPSLRVSKFPPTPSIVAPNRSLGIAMAPKAEKKPAEKKPAEDKEKKAEKTPAGKKPKAEKRIPSKDAAAGGDRKKKKVKKGTETYKIYIFKVLKQVHPDIGVSSKAMSIMNSFISDIFEKLAQEASRLARYNKKPTITSREIQTSVRLVLPGELAKHAVSEGTKAVTKFTSS from the coding sequence ATGCATCGAACCCTACTTGACCCATCGCTTCGGGTTTCAAAATTCCCACCTACCCCTTCGATTGTCGCTCCAAATCGCTCGTTAGGGATTGCGATGGCGCCGAAGGCCGAGAAGAAGCCGGCGGAGAAGAAGCCAGCGGAGGACAAGGAGAAGAAGGCCGAGAAGACCCCCGCCGGTAAGAAGCCCAAGGCCGAGAAGCGCATCCCCTCCAAGGATGCCGCCGCCGGTGGtgataggaagaagaagaaggtcaaaAAGGGGACGGAGACCTACAAGATCTACATCTTCAAGGTGCTCAAGCAGGTGCACCCCGACATCGGCGTCTCCAGCAAGGCCATGTCCATCATGAACTCCTTCATCAGCGACATCTTCGAGAAGCTCGCCCAGGAGGCCTCCAGGCTCGCTCGCTACAACAAGAAGCCCACCATCACCTCCCGCGAGATCCAGACCTCCGTCCGCCTTGTCCTCCCCGGGGAGCTCGCCAAGCACGCTGTCTCCGAAGGCACCAAAGCCGTGACCAAATTCACCAGCTCGTAA